CGATCATGTTCGCCGACACGCCAAGCTCGGCACGCTCTCGATCAAGGACTATCGCCAGTGTACCCGGGTCCAGCGCCAGATGCTGGCGGAGGCTGCCAGGTCCGCAGGTGTCACCATCACGTCCGAGGGATCCGACCCGCTGTACATTCTCGGCCTGATCATGAACGGCAGTACCGGGTGGGAGCATCCGATCCAGTATCACCCGCTCTACGCCGACTACACCCGGTTCCTGGGCCTGGCCGGGGCCCACTACTCGGCTCAGCTCTTCATTTCGGATTACCCGCACGGCGCGGCCATCGACTACTGGCTCGGCCAGGAGGACCTCTGGGGCAATCCGAAAGTCCGGGAGTGGACCCCGTGGCCGGAGCTGGCGCTGCGCCGAGGGTTGACCAGCAAGCCCCTCTCCGAGTTCATCTTCCCGATCCTGGCGGAGGGCGCCGCCGACATCAAACGCGCCGGTGGCCGCCTGGCCGTAGGCGCGCACGGTGAGCAGGATGGGCTTGGTACGCACTGGGAAGTCTGGAGCTACGCGCAGGCGCTGTCGCCGATGGAGGCGCTCGAAGCGGCGAGCCTCGACGGGGCGCATTTCCTCGGCCTGGAGCGGGACCTCGGATCGATCGTGCCCGGCAAGCTCGCCGACCTCGTGGTGCTCGACGCGAACCCGCTGACCGACATTCGCAAGACCACCGAGATCCGCTACGTCATGAAGGCCGGCCGGCTCTACCAGGCGCGGACCATGGCCGAGGTCTGGCCGAGACAGCGGGCATACGGTCGAAAACCGTGGGACCAGGCCGAGATGCACCGTACTGATATCCGCGCGGATGATTACTGGGACCGACCGGCTGCTCGACTGCGGTAACGCTTAGATTGCGACGATGACCCCTCGGATCACTGACAAGGGCCGGCCCGGCCCCGTCCCGGCGACGAAACGGCCGGATCGACCCGGCGCGCCCTCCCGCCCGTCGCGACCGGCCCCGGTCGGGCCGCCGAAGCATCCCGTGCGCACCCCCACGCCCAACCGGCGGGGCCGCTGATGTCGAGCCCCCTGGTGGTGGCGATCACGGGCGCCTCGGGCGCGCCGTACGCCGTGCGTATTCTGGACGCGCTGGCACGGCACAGGGTGCCCGTCTGGCTCATCGTCTCCGGCCATGGCTGGCGCCTGCTCGAAACCGAGGCCGGCCTTGCCGACATCGATGCACTCCGCAGCGCCACCGGCGGCGACTGGAGCAGCATTACCCTCTTCGACGATGGCGATCGCGGCGCCAAGCCGGCGTCGGGTTCGCAGCGGACGGCGGGCATGCTGATCTGCCCCTGCTCGATGGGCACGGTTGCGGCGGTGGCACACGGCACCAGCCGCTCGCTGGTCGAGCGGGCCGCCGATGTCACGCTCAAGGAAGGGCGCAAGCTGGTGCTGGTGCCGCGAGAGACGCCATGGTCGCTGGTGCACCTTCGAAACCTGACGGCAGCTGCGGAGGCAGGCGCGACGATTCTTCCGGCGGCGCCCGGTTTCTACCATCGACCGACCACGGTGGCGGAGCTGGTCGACTTCGTGGCGCAGCGTGTGCTTGATCAGTTCAATCTCGATCTGACCGGCGCGCCGC
This portion of the Gemmatimonadales bacterium genome encodes:
- a CDS encoding UbiX family flavin prenyltransferase, which gives rise to MSSPLVVAITGASGAPYAVRILDALARHRVPVWLIVSGHGWRLLETEAGLADIDALRSATGGDWSSITLFDDGDRGAKPASGSQRTAGMLICPCSMGTVAAVAHGTSRSLVERAADVTLKEGRKLVLVPRETPWSLVHLRNLTAAAEAGATILPAAPGFYHRPTTVAELVDFVAQRVLDQFNLDLTGAPRWQEE